The sequence ATCCGGGCGCGGACCCCGGGGGCGTACGCGGCCACGTCGTCAGGTCCGAAGCCGGCGTCCGGGGGCACCGGGGCCAGGGCGCCGCCTGCGGGTGGGGCCGAGCTGCCGGGGGCGGGCAGCAACAGGCCGGGCAGAGCGGGCGAGACCAGTGCGGCGGCCCGTACCGCCGTGGTCTCGTCGGCGACCAGGAGGCGGCTGCCGGTGTCCCGCAGCACCTCGGCCTGGACCTCGGGCGGGAGCATCTCGGCGTCGCTGCGGGGGTTGGCCGCGCGGACCGACACCACGGCCGCGCCCAGCAGATGCGCGGCGTAGCGCGCGAAGAGCGCCGTGGGGTGATTGGCCGCCGTGAGAAGGGCGACGGTGTCGCCCGGGGCGATCCCCCCGTCCCGTAGCGCGGCAGCCGTGTCGAAGACCAGGGACAGGCTCTCCCGCGCGGTGAGGCAGAGCCCCGACCAGTACACCGCCGGCGCGTCCGGGTGCTGTGCCCAGGTGTGCGAAAGCCGGAAGGCATAGTGCTCGTGCCGCGCCCAGGACGGGGGTATCCGCACGGGGGGACCAGCGGTCATGGGGCTCCTCTCCAGGACGTGCGCGGGGACGGTCCCGCGTACCGGACCGGGAAGGCGGTCCGGTACGCGGGCACCTGCGATCAGCAGCAGCAGCAGGTGGAGGAGGACGACGAACAGCAGAGGCTGACGTCCGCCGCCGCCTCGGAGGCGACGCTCAGGCTCGACGAGCTCGCGCCCATCTCCGGCAGGCCCACGCTGTCGGAGACCTCCAGCACCTCCAGCTCGTCGATGTCGAACGAGGCGAACAGGTCGCCGGCGGGGGTCTCGCTCGCGAGAGTGCTCATGATTGATCCCTTCCAATGCCTTGTGCAGAGGGCTTCGATGACGCGCTGATGCTGGCAGCCGCGCGTCGGCCGGGACAACGGCCGCCCGGGCCGCGCTGACATTCATCACGTTCTTTCCCCAGGGGGGTTCCGCGGGGCCCCCCGGCGTGGAACGGGGGCTAGCGTGACCACGTTTCCGGATTTCCCGGCGCGGTCCCACCCGGGCAGTCCACTCGCTCTTCGGGAGGGGAGAGAAAGTTGAGCGCTGCGCCGCCCCCGGCCTCGGAAGAGGCCCCCGCCGACGTCCTCGTCGTCGGATTCGGCCCGGTCGGCCAGGTGTTGTCGATCCTGCTCGCCCAGCGCGGCCGGCAGGTCACCGTCGTCGAACGCTGGCCCCGGCCGTACCCGATGCCGCGCGCCGTCGCCTTCGACGCCGACGCCGCCCGCATCCTCGACGCCGCGGGGGCCGGCCCCCACCTGAGCACGTTCGGGGAACCCTCCGAGGACTACGTGGTCGCCGACGCGGCCGGCCGCACCCTGCTCCGTATCGGGCTGGGCCACGACCCCGCCCACCGCTGGCCCGCGTCCACCTCCATGTACCAGCCGGGCCTGGAGGAGGCGTTGGAGCAGCGCGCCGCGCGGATACCGAACCTGCGGCTGCTGCGCGGGCACGAGGCGGTCCGGCTGACCGCCCGGGAGACCGGCGCGGACCTCACGGTGCGCCCCGTCGCCGGGGGCCCGGAGCGGGTGCTGAGGGCCCGCTGGATCGTCGGGTGCGACGGCGCCAACAGCATGGTGCGCGAGGCGGTGGGCGCCACGCTGAGCGAGGGCGGCTTCGCACTGGACTGGATGGCCTGCGATGTGACTCCGCACCGGGCGGCGGACTTCCCGCCGTGCAACGTGCAGATCGCCGACCCCGCCCGCCCCCGCGTCGCGGTCTCGGCCGGGCCCGGGCACCGCCGCTGGGAGTTCATGCGGCTGCCGGGCGAGGCCCCCGAGGCGTTCGGCACCGCCCGGAACGCCTGGCGGCTGCTGGCCATGTTCGGCGTCGAACCGGGCAACGCCACGCTGGAACGCCACGCCGTCTACACCTTCACCGCCCGCAACGCGGACCGCTGGCGGGCCGGCCGGGTGCTGCTCGCGGGGGACGCCGCCCACCAGATGCCGCCGTTCGCCGGGCAGGGCATGTGCTCCGGCATCCGCGACGCCGGCGACCTGGCGTGGAAGCTGGACCGGGTGCTGGCCGGTGCCGCGCTGCCGGAGCTGCTGGACAGCTACGAGGCCGAGCGCCGCCCGGACGCCCAGGCGAGCATCGACCGGTCGGTGGCGCTCGGCCGGATGATCTGCCTGACCGATCCGGTCGCCGCGGCACACCGGGACAGGGCGATGGCGTCCCGGCCGGACGCGGACGTCGCCCGCCCCGCACAGCCCGGCGTCCACACCCCGGACGGGGGGCTGTACCACCGGGGGGCCGACGGCACGGCGGGCTTCGGCGCGGGGCTGCCGGTCCCGCCCGGGGTACTGGGCGGCGCCGGGCACCTCGGCCCGGACCCGGTGCTCCTCAGCACGGACGGCCCCGCCGCGCCGCTCGCCCCCGGGCTGCCTCGGTGCGCGGCACGCTGGCGGCTGCGGACGCGTCACCTGCGGCCCGGGGACCCCGCCGACGCGCCGCTGCGGGGCTGGCTCGGGTCGCTCGGCGCGACGGCGGCGGTCGTCCGCCCCGACTGCCGGGTCTACGGCCTGGCCCGGAACCCGGCGGAGACCGAGGCGCTGCTGAGCGGGCTGGCCGGCCACTGGTCGCCGTCCCTGGAGCCGACCGCGTAACGCCCCGGCGCCCGGGTGGGTCCCGGCCCGCCGCTCACCTGACGGCGGGCGGTCAGGACACGTCCCGGCGGCCGGCTCCGTCCGGTGTGCGGGTCAGACGCCCAGGACGGCCTTCGCGGTCAGGAAGTAGATGATCAGGCCGGTGGCGTCCACGAGGGTGGTGACCATGGGCGCGGAGACCACCGCCGGGTCGATCCGCATCCGTCGGGCCAGCAGCGGCATGGCGCCGCCGATGGTCGCCGCCCACCCGCAGATGATGACCAGGGTGATACCGACCACCAGGGCGATCCTCGCGCTGACGAACACCGTGCCCAGCAGCAGGCCGAGCACGGCCAGCAGGGACCCCAGGACCAGGCCCACCCGGCATTCCCGCCAGATCACCCTTATCAGGTCCGAACTCCTGACCTCGCCGACCGCCAGGGCGCGTACACAGGCGGTGGCGGCCTGGGCGCCGGCGTTGCCGCCCGCGCCGATCAGCATCGGGATGAACAGCGCGAGGGCGGCGACCTGTTCCAGGGTGGTCTCGAACGCCCGGGTCACGCCGACCGTGAGGGTCGCCGCGACCAGCAGCAGGCTCAGCCACAGCGCCCGGTAGCGGGCGAGCTGCCACACGGAGGCGGCCATGTAGTGGCCGGCCCACGGCGCGGCACCCGCCTGGCGGGCGACGTCCTCGGTGTCGGCCGCCTCGATGACCTCCACGGCGTCGTCGATGGTGAAGAGCCCGACGAGCCGTTCCTCGCTGTCGACGACGGGCAGGTTGAAGTCGTTGGTCTCCCGCATCAGACGGGCCGCGGCCTCGGCGGAGTCGGTGGCGTACGCGGAGGCCGGCTCGGTCACGACCAGATCGGAGACCATCGTGCCCGGTGCGTTGAGCACCAGTTCACGCAGTTCCACCACCCCGGTCAGCCGGCGGCCGGAGTCGACCACGGGCAGGGTGTACACGGTCTCCGCGTCCGCCCCCTTCTCCCGTACGGTACGCAGCGCCTGCTCGACGGTCAGCGCCCGCGACAGCGCCATCACCTCGGGTGTCATGTAACGGCCTACGGAGCCCTCCGGGTAGCCGAGCAGCGAGGAGGTCATCCTGCGCTCGTTGGGACTCAGCCCGGCCAGCACCCGCTTGACGACCTTGGCCGGGGCCTCCCGGAGCATCCTGGCCCGGTCGTCCGGGGCCATGTCCTCGATGAGGTCCCGGAAGGAGCGGTCCCGCAGCCCCTCCAGGATCTGCTGCTGGTCGACCGGCTCCAGCTCCTCGAACACCTCCAGCGCCCGGTCCTTGCGCAGCAGCCGGAACGCCACCCCGGCGTCGACCGCGTCCATGCGTGCCAGCTCATCGGCGATCACATGCGGCGGATGCGCCTCCAGCCACTCCTGGGCGGCATCCAGTCGCTGGTCGCCCACGACGTCCCGCAACGACTCGGCCTGCTCCGCGCTCGGCTCGGGCGGCGGGTTCGACTGTGGCATGGCAGGTCCTCGGGTACAGCGGTGGATCAGGGAATCGGGTATCACCCGCCTGCGAGGACCGACCGGCACCGTTGCCGTGTCCTCCGCCCTTGAAGACGCGCTCGCAGGATAGCGCGCGTGGCCTGCCGGGGCCGACACCGCCCTTCGCGAGCGAGGGCGGAGCCGGCCGGCCGAACCGGCGGAGGGGGTGACGGTCCCCCCGGACCCTCACCCCCTCCGCCGGTTCGCTCCACCGGGGCGGGCTCAGTGGAAGCGCTGGCCCTCGTCGCGCCGGTAGGCGTACACCGACAGCACCGCCAGGGCCACCGTCCACCCCACGAAGGAGATGGCCGCGACCGGGTTCAGCTGGTAGTCGCCCACAGCCGCCCACATCAGCTCGGCGGCCCCGCGCGTCGGCGTGAAGGGGGCGATCGTCTCGATGAAGCCGGGTGCCTGGCCCGCCCCGGAGAACAGCCCTCCGGCGAAGGCCAGCGGGAAGAACGTCAGCTGAACCACCGTCAACGCCGCCCGGATCGGCAGCAGATAGCCGATGGTCAGCCCCAGCAGGGTGAACGGGACGGAGACCAGGATCACGACGACCACACCGGTCAGGAAGCCCAGGAGGGTGGTGGTGGCCTCGGTCGCCAGTGCGGCGATGAGCAGCAGCGGGATCATGGACAGCAGCATCGTGAGCAGCCCGGACAGCAGCCGTCCCGCGAACTTGGGGCCCGGCCCGCTGGGCAGCGTACGGGTGTAGAGGTCCCACGGGTGCTGGCGCTCCTCCGCCACCCCGATGCCGTGCCCGAAGAGGTTGCTGATCATGGTCGCGAAGACCACCATCGCGGCGGTCGCGTAGGTCGCGCCCACGGGGTCGTCGCCGGCGGCCGGGACGACGAAGAACAGCATCGAGGCGCCCGGGAAGAACGCCGTGCCCACCAGCGCGATCGGGATGCGCAGGGTGCGCAGCAGCTGGTAGCGCGCGTGCATCAGGGACATCCTGACCTGGGTGCGCAGGGCGGCGCGTACCCCTTCGGCGGGGGGCCCGCCGGGCAGGAGACCGGCGGGGGCCGCCTCGGAGGCGCTTGCCGTCTCAGGTGTGCTTATCGCCACGGGCCGTTTCCCAACTGTGTCGTCTTCGCGGGCGTGCCGGCGGGGGCGTCGTCGGCCTCCGCCTCGTCCGCGAGGGTGAGGAACGCCTCTTCCAGCGTCGCCGAACGGACTTCGAGCCCGGAGAACGGTGCCCCGCTCATGACCAGATCGCGCACCAGCGCGTCGGCGTCGGGGGTCAGCAGATGGATACGGCCGTCGACGCGCTCGGAGGTGAGGATGCCGGGCAACGGGGGCACCTCGTCGGCCAGCAGGCTGACCCGCTGGGCGCGCACCAGCCCGCGCAGCGCGTCCACCGTGTCGTCGGCGGCGACCCGGCCCCGGGTGAGCACCACCACGCGGTCGGCCAGCTGCTCGATCTCCTCCAGGTAGTGACTGGTCAGCAGCACGGTGCCGCCCTCGGCATGGAAGGCGCGGATCACCTCCCACAGGGTGCGGCGGGTCTCCACGTCGAGCCCGGTGGTGGGCTCGTCGAGGAACACCATGCGGGGCCGCCCCACGAAGGCCAGGGCCACCGCGAGCCGGCGCTTCTCACCGCCGGACAGCCCGCCGGTCTGACGGCGCTCCTTGTCCAGCAGCCCGAAGTGGTCCAGCAGTTCGCCCCGGGGGACCGGGTTCTCGTAGTGCGCGGCGGCGAAGTCGGCCACCTCGCCGACCCGGAGCGTGGGGGGCAGCCCGGTCTCCTGCGGGGTGACACCGATCAGCCTGCGGTGCACCGCCCTGCGCGGGTCGCCGCCGAACAGCTCGCAGTGGCCCGAGGTCGGCCGGCGCAGCCCGACGAGGAGGCTGAGCAGCGTGGACTTGCCCGCGCCGTTGGGCCCCAGCAGGCCGACCAGCTCGCCGCCGCGGATCTCCAGATCGATCGGGTGCAGCGCGGTCTTGTCGCCGTAGGACCGGGACATGCCCATGGTCCGGACGGCCATCGGCGGTGCGCCGGCGGACGGGGCCGCCGCGGAGGCCGCCGGGGTGAGCAGGGTGCGTGCCATCAGTGCTCCTTGGGTGCCGGCTGCGCGAGGGCTTCGGGCGTGCCGGGCTCCGGAGGCGGGAAGAGGTGGACCAGCCGGGCGTAGGTCTGGAGTTCCTCGGCCATGGTCAGTCCGAGGCGGTTGTGCAGCATGTGGACGTGGGAGAAGAAGACCTCCCCGGGATGTTCGGCGGTGCCTTCGGTACGGACCCGCTCGGCCAGGTCGCAGAGCAGGGTGTGCCAGGACGCGAACGGGCCGTGCTGGGCCGGGTCGACGGCGGGCGGCGCCCCTGCCGGACGTTTCCCGGCGCCCGGGCTGGACCCGCACAGCCGGTCCAACTGCTCGGTGGAGAGCCGGAATCCGGCCCCCACCATCTGCCGCAGGGCCTCCAGGCCACGCGCGTAGAACATGGCCTGGTCGGCCGGGCCGCCCAGCGCCGTACCGGCGGACATGGCCGCCCGCAGCGCCATCGCCGAACGCGACCGCGAGTCGGGCAGCCGGGGCAGGAAGGCGCGCACCAGTTCGCTGGAGAGCTGGAACAGCCGCTCCGTGGCGGGCATCAGAGCGGGCCCGCCGTACCGTTCGGTCTCCGGGACATAGGTGTCCTGGTAGACGCCCGGGTCCCGGGGGCCGGCCGGGCGGACGCCTCGGTGCGGCTCCTCCAGCGCGGAGAGCCGCCGGGCGTGCGCCAGATACGTGTCCCGGTCGAGCGGCTCCTCACCCTCCAGGAGCGGGGTCGCGCGGCCGAGCCGGTCCTGGAGCAGCCGCTCGGCGCGTGCCGTCTCCGAGGCGGTCAGCCCGCCGACCCGAAGCCGCAGATGCGGCCCGTGCTGCCAGTACCGGATGAAGAACCAGGGGTGGCCGGGAAACAGGTCCACCGCGGGGCCGATGACGTCGGTGACCACCCGGTCGTGCGCGGACCGCGCCATGGACCCGATGTGGAGGTGCCAGGAACGCCACTGGACCGCGGGGCCCAGTTCCCGGGAGGCCGCCGCCTCGGAAGCCGGCCGGTGAGCTGTCCGGGATGCCGTGCGACCGGTGGATGTGGACTGCACCGTTGTTGTCTCCGTTCTCTCATTCACTGCCGGAGGTCGAGCGTCACTGCCGGAGGTCGAGCAGCGGGCCGCTGAACCGCGACGTCCCGCTGATCACTGCGAGGACCACCATCTCGTCGGACGGCAGCCCGAGGATGCGGCGTGCGGGCGCCTCACGGAACGCCCGCACCGGGCGCGCGTAGAGGCCCGCGGACGCCGCTGCCAGCGTCAGTCCGTGCACGGCCCAGCCGCAGGCGTACTGCGCCGCCGTCCAGCCACTGGTGCCGAGGTGCGCGGCCAGTTCCCGGGGACGGAACGACAGGAACCACAGCACCGACGCGTGCCGTACGTCGCAGCCGTTGCCCGGTGCCAGGGGGTAGCCGTAGATCTCCTCCAGCCGGGCCGGTACGCCGGGGCCGGTGGCGCGCGGGGTGTAGGCCGAGGGGGTCACCTCGTACACCCCGTCGGGGTGGCCGGTCACCGACTGGGTGACGGCGGTGACGCGCAGCGCCCCGGCCGCCGTCCGCGGTCCGGCGCCCGGCGGGGGCGTCAGCAGCCAGTCGCGCGCGGTGTCCAGCACCTCGCCCGGTACGGTGCGCGGCCGGGCGTTGTTCCCGAACAGGCCGCGCGGCATCCGTCCCGAGGTGCGCTGCCACAGCACCTCCGCCCAGGACCGGCCGGTGTCCGGCGCGGTGGACGCGATGGCCGTGTCCACCGGGGCCGCGGCGGCGGGGAACTCCTGGGCGCGGTTCATCTCCACCACATCGGCCATCACCCCGTCCGGCACCGCCTCGGCCGGGCCGTGGTCCGGACCCGCCGGCCCCGCGGAGGCGTCCCCGGTCAGCTCGACCACCACCGGCAGGGTCCACTCCCAGCTGGGCGTGAGGCCGAACTCCGCGAGCCGTTGCCGGGCACCGGGCCCGGGAAACCGCACCCGCGCCGGGATTCCCAGCAGTTCGAGGGCCACGCACAGCGCGCGCAGCGCGATGCCCAGCTCCAGCTGCACCAGCGAGCCCCGGTACCAGCGGTACGTGGCGGGGAGCCGGGTGAAGCGCCCGGTGAGCAGCACCTCCCGGGCCGCCGAGGGCGCCGACGAGGCGCCGGACAGCCCGGCCAGTGCCCGCCGGTACGGGTCGAACACCTGCCGCCTGCCCCGGTCGTTGACGAGGACCTGCACCGGGAACTTGGCCCGCACCGAGGCGTAGCCCCGGTGGTCGTTGAACGGGTTCTCCGGCTCGCGGCGCTGCACCCCGAAGGCGGCGACCAGCGCGTGTGCCAGTGCCCGGTCCTCCGGTACGCCCGTGATCCGGCCCGCCGGGAAGGGGGCGTCCTCCAGCAGGTCGACCGTTCCCGGCGGCAGCGCGGTGAGGTCGTCGAACCGGGCGGTGCCGGGCAGCCGGGGGGCCACCGGCAGGGCGGAGACCGGCACGCCGGGCGGCGGCTCCGCGTCCGGCGGCATCGGCGGCTCGGCCGGCCGGTCGGCCCCGGCGGCGAACAGGTACCACATCCGGTCCCGGGCCATGGTGTCCGCGTCCTCGGGCACCGGGCCCGCACGGTCCGGCGCGGGGGCTTCCGGTACGTTCACAGCTGCCTCCGCGGTCACGGGAACGGGTGGGGGTCGTAGGGCGCCTTACGGTGCTCCGCGGGGGTGCCCGCGAGCGCGGCCGCCAGCCGGGGCAGCCCGCTCAGCCGCTGCTGGGGCTGGCCGAAGCACATCGGGGTGATGCCGGGCACGACCGCCTTGGCGACCGCGAGCCCCAGGTCCCGGTGCTCACGGGTGGACTGGTCCACCATCAGGACACGTTCGAGACCGGCGTCCGCGAAGAGCCCGGCGGTGAAGTCCAGCGCCCGGCGCACATCGCCGCCCGCCGCCTCCCGCAGCCGGTGCGGCCAGGCGGGAAAGGCGTCCCGCAGGGCGACCCGGCGCCCGCCGAGCACCGAGACGACGCGCGGCAGCGCCTCCGGCAGCGAGTACAGCTTCAGATGGTCGTGCAACTGGTCCACCAGCCACGGATCGGCGAACATCGGCTCGATGTCCTCGCGGGTCCAGGTCACCGGATCGGTGACCAGCTGCGCCAGCTCCCACAGGGCGGTACGCGCCACGGCCACCGGGTCGCAGCCGGACCCCGCGGCGGAGAAGCTGGCCGGGAAGGGCTGTTCCCGGTTCACCGCGAGCGACCAGACGACCGGGAGGTCGATGTCGCCCGTCGCCACCAGCAGATGGACGTCGAAGCCGTGCGCGTCGATCAGGTCCAGCAGGCGCCGCGAGGCCGGATCGGTGACGGAGGAGAGCTCGATCGTCGGCAACGGAGCCGCCCGGTGCCAGGCGTTCAGGAAGGCGTCCCGCTCCGCCAGTTCGAACAGCGAGTGCAGCACCGCCTCCTCCGGCGACGAGCCCAGGGCGCAGCCGCTGGAGGAGTCGTGGAAGTAGAAGGTGCGTGCCCGCGAGTCGCTGCGGCGCACCGTGTCGTACGCCCGCCCGAACCGGTGGTCGTACTGGTAGAAACCGATCTCCGCCGGGACGAGCGACGACGGCCCGCCGTGCAGGTCCCGGGCCCACACCCAGTCCATCGGGGTGTCCGGGCTGTACGGCGTGACCCGGCTGCCGGGGTGGGCCAGCTGCTCCTCGGTGTACTGGCCGAGGGTGCCGGGGTCCACGGCCCGGTCGGCGACCTCGCGGTAGCTGACCGCGCCGACGACGGCCGCCTCGTGGGGGAAGCCCCCCAGCCGCTCGTACGCCTCCAGGATGGCGACCGGCTCGGCGTCGGCGAAGGTCCCCGCGCGGGCGAAGCCCATGGCCAGCGACTCCGGCAGGGAGGCCACACTCATGGCGTACGGCGGCGACGCCTCCCGCACCACCCGGTCGACCGGCCCGAACCGGGGGTCCACCGTCCGCGCGCGGAGCAGTCCGGGGCCGAGCAGTCCGGCACCGTCCGCGCCGCGCGTCGGCCCGTCCGGTCCGGCGAGTATCCGCCGCACCGGCCACGGGGCGGGCGGGGCCGGGTCGAGCCCGGCGGGGTCGGCGGCGCAGACCCGGCAGCGGGCGCTGCGCCGGACCAGATGGCGGCGGGAGGAAGGCCCGCCGAGCGCGTACAACTCACCGGCTTCCAGGGGGCGTTCGTCCAGGCTCCGGAGGACGGGGGCCAGCATTTCCAGCAGGAACGGGCGGCGCATCGCGGGACGCGAGACCGGCCGCAGGGGGTCGGCGGCCAGGGGATGGCCGGCGACCACCCGGGAACGCAGCTCCGCACAGCCCGCGCAGCCGCCCTCCGCCCCGGGGACCCAGTACGGGCCGATCAGGACCTCACCGCCGAACAGCCGGACCGACAGATGCGGCCGGCCGCCGGCCGACGCGGCGTCCACCCGCTCCCGCTCCCAGTCCGGGTTCCAGCCGCGGTTCAGGGAGAGGGAGCCGGGCCGGGCGGCGACCAGCGGGAGCAGCGCTCGGGCCCACTCCCCGGCGGCGGGCCCGGTGAGGTCGGGACCGGTCGCCACCTCCGGGTCCGGGCCGGCGGCGGGCTGCGGCCGGGCGGGGGCCGTCATGATCTCACCGGGCATGTGCGGGCTCCTCGGCGTGCGCCGGGGCTTCGGGGGAAGCCGGGGGG comes from Streptomyces sp. Mut1 and encodes:
- a CDS encoding thiazolylpeptide-type bacteriocin — protein: MSTLASETPAGDLFASFDIDELEVLEVSDSVGLPEMGASSSSLSVASEAAADVSLCCSSSSSTCCCC
- the mhpA gene encoding bifunctional 3-(3-hydroxy-phenyl)propionate/3-hydroxycinnamic acid hydroxylase MhpA codes for the protein MSAAPPPASEEAPADVLVVGFGPVGQVLSILLAQRGRQVTVVERWPRPYPMPRAVAFDADAARILDAAGAGPHLSTFGEPSEDYVVADAAGRTLLRIGLGHDPAHRWPASTSMYQPGLEEALEQRAARIPNLRLLRGHEAVRLTARETGADLTVRPVAGGPERVLRARWIVGCDGANSMVREAVGATLSEGGFALDWMACDVTPHRAADFPPCNVQIADPARPRVAVSAGPGHRRWEFMRLPGEAPEAFGTARNAWRLLAMFGVEPGNATLERHAVYTFTARNADRWRAGRVLLAGDAAHQMPPFAGQGMCSGIRDAGDLAWKLDRVLAGAALPELLDSYEAERRPDAQASIDRSVALGRMICLTDPVAAAHRDRAMASRPDADVARPAQPGVHTPDGGLYHRGADGTAGFGAGLPVPPGVLGGAGHLGPDPVLLSTDGPAAPLAPGLPRCAARWRLRTRHLRPGDPADAPLRGWLGSLGATAAVVRPDCRVYGLARNPAETEALLSGLAGHWSPSLEPTA
- the mgtE gene encoding magnesium transporter translates to MPQSNPPPEPSAEQAESLRDVVGDQRLDAAQEWLEAHPPHVIADELARMDAVDAGVAFRLLRKDRALEVFEELEPVDQQQILEGLRDRSFRDLIEDMAPDDRARMLREAPAKVVKRVLAGLSPNERRMTSSLLGYPEGSVGRYMTPEVMALSRALTVEQALRTVREKGADAETVYTLPVVDSGRRLTGVVELRELVLNAPGTMVSDLVVTEPASAYATDSAEAAARLMRETNDFNLPVVDSEERLVGLFTIDDAVEVIEAADTEDVARQAGAAPWAGHYMAASVWQLARYRALWLSLLLVAATLTVGVTRAFETTLEQVAALALFIPMLIGAGGNAGAQAATACVRALAVGEVRSSDLIRVIWRECRVGLVLGSLLAVLGLLLGTVFVSARIALVVGITLVIICGWAATIGGAMPLLARRMRIDPAVVSAPMVTTLVDATGLIIYFLTAKAVLGV
- a CDS encoding ABC transporter permease → MAISTPETASASEAAPAGLLPGGPPAEGVRAALRTQVRMSLMHARYQLLRTLRIPIALVGTAFFPGASMLFFVVPAAGDDPVGATYATAAMVVFATMISNLFGHGIGVAEERQHPWDLYTRTLPSGPGPKFAGRLLSGLLTMLLSMIPLLLIAALATEATTTLLGFLTGVVVVILVSVPFTLLGLTIGYLLPIRAALTVVQLTFFPLAFAGGLFSGAGQAPGFIETIAPFTPTRGAAELMWAAVGDYQLNPVAAISFVGWTVALAVLSVYAYRRDEGQRFH
- a CDS encoding ABC transporter ATP-binding protein: MARTLLTPAASAAAPSAGAPPMAVRTMGMSRSYGDKTALHPIDLEIRGGELVGLLGPNGAGKSTLLSLLVGLRRPTSGHCELFGGDPRRAVHRRLIGVTPQETGLPPTLRVGEVADFAAAHYENPVPRGELLDHFGLLDKERRQTGGLSGGEKRRLAVALAFVGRPRMVFLDEPTTGLDVETRRTLWEVIRAFHAEGGTVLLTSHYLEEIEQLADRVVVLTRGRVAADDTVDALRGLVRAQRVSLLADEVPPLPGILTSERVDGRIHLLTPDADALVRDLVMSGAPFSGLEVRSATLEEAFLTLADEAEADDAPAGTPAKTTQLGNGPWR
- a CDS encoding thiopeptide-type bacteriocin biosynthesis protein, producing MNERTETTTVQSTSTGRTASRTAHRPASEAAASRELGPAVQWRSWHLHIGSMARSAHDRVVTDVIGPAVDLFPGHPWFFIRYWQHGPHLRLRVGGLTASETARAERLLQDRLGRATPLLEGEEPLDRDTYLAHARRLSALEEPHRGVRPAGPRDPGVYQDTYVPETERYGGPALMPATERLFQLSSELVRAFLPRLPDSRSRSAMALRAAMSAGTALGGPADQAMFYARGLEALRQMVGAGFRLSTEQLDRLCGSSPGAGKRPAGAPPAVDPAQHGPFASWHTLLCDLAERVRTEGTAEHPGEVFFSHVHMLHNRLGLTMAEELQTYARLVHLFPPPEPGTPEALAQPAPKEH
- a CDS encoding nitroreductase family protein → MNVPEAPAPDRAGPVPEDADTMARDRMWYLFAAGADRPAEPPMPPDAEPPPGVPVSALPVAPRLPGTARFDDLTALPPGTVDLLEDAPFPAGRITGVPEDRALAHALVAAFGVQRREPENPFNDHRGYASVRAKFPVQVLVNDRGRRQVFDPYRRALAGLSGASSAPSAAREVLLTGRFTRLPATYRWYRGSLVQLELGIALRALCVALELLGIPARVRFPGPGARQRLAEFGLTPSWEWTLPVVVELTGDASAGPAGPDHGPAEAVPDGVMADVVEMNRAQEFPAAAAPVDTAIASTAPDTGRSWAEVLWQRTSGRMPRGLFGNNARPRTVPGEVLDTARDWLLTPPPGAGPRTAAGALRVTAVTQSVTGHPDGVYEVTPSAYTPRATGPGVPARLEEIYGYPLAPGNGCDVRHASVLWFLSFRPRELAAHLGTSGWTAAQYACGWAVHGLTLAAASAGLYARPVRAFREAPARRILGLPSDEMVVLAVISGTSRFSGPLLDLRQ
- a CDS encoding TOMM precursor leader peptide-binding protein is translated as MPGEIMTAPARPQPAAGPDPEVATGPDLTGPAAGEWARALLPLVAARPGSLSLNRGWNPDWERERVDAASAGGRPHLSVRLFGGEVLIGPYWVPGAEGGCAGCAELRSRVVAGHPLAADPLRPVSRPAMRRPFLLEMLAPVLRSLDERPLEAGELYALGGPSSRRHLVRRSARCRVCAADPAGLDPAPPAPWPVRRILAGPDGPTRGADGAGLLGPGLLRARTVDPRFGPVDRVVREASPPYAMSVASLPESLAMGFARAGTFADAEPVAILEAYERLGGFPHEAAVVGAVSYREVADRAVDPGTLGQYTEEQLAHPGSRVTPYSPDTPMDWVWARDLHGGPSSLVPAEIGFYQYDHRFGRAYDTVRRSDSRARTFYFHDSSSGCALGSSPEEAVLHSLFELAERDAFLNAWHRAAPLPTIELSSVTDPASRRLLDLIDAHGFDVHLLVATGDIDLPVVWSLAVNREQPFPASFSAAGSGCDPVAVARTALWELAQLVTDPVTWTREDIEPMFADPWLVDQLHDHLKLYSLPEALPRVVSVLGGRRVALRDAFPAWPHRLREAAGGDVRRALDFTAGLFADAGLERVLMVDQSTREHRDLGLAVAKAVVPGITPMCFGQPQQRLSGLPRLAAALAGTPAEHRKAPYDPHPFP